In Candidatus Rokuibacteriota bacterium, the DNA window GCGGTGCAGGTCTTCCTGCGGCTGCTCAAGAGGGATCCGGGAGATCTCCGGGCCGGCGCGCTGCTCGAGCAGGCGCTCAGGACCCGAACCCAGAAACGGAAGGGATCATAACGCGATGCAGGTGTCCACGGCGGAATTCAAGCGGGGGCTGAAGATCCAGTTCGACGGCGCACCCTACACGATCGTCGACTTCCAGCACGTCAAGCCCGGCAAGGGCGGGGCATTCGTCCGCACCAAGCTCAAGCACCTCAGGCTCGGCAGGGTCATCGACAACACCTTCCGCGCCGGCGAGAAGGTGGAACTGGTGGACTTCGACGAGAAGCGCATGCAGTACCTGTACCGGGACGACCGCCTCCACTTCATGGACCTCGAGACCTACGAGCAGATCTCGCTCTCGCCCGAGGAGGTCGGGGAGGCGCGGGACTTCCTCAAGGAGAACACCGAGGTCGAGATCCTCTTCATCGACGGGAGCCCCGTGACGGTGGAGCTGCCGAACTTCATCGAGCTCGCGATCGCCGAGACGGATCCGGGCATCCGCGGCGACACCGCCTCCGGGGGCTCCAAGCCCGCCCGGCTGGAGACGGGCGCGGTCGTCCAGGTGCCGCTCTTCCTCAACGTGGGCGACGTGGTCAAGGTCGACACGCGGAGCGGCGAGTACCTCGGCCGCGTCGCGGCAGCGGGGTAGCGGGATGGCCAGGAGGGCGGGCGCGCAGCGCGGAGCGGCACGGGGGCCCGGCGCCTGGACGCCCCGTGAGCTGGTCGAGCTGGCCGTGCAGCACGACCTGGCGGAGCTCGAGGTGGAGCAGGGCGGCATGCGGATCCGGGTTGTGCGCGAGCGCGGCGGGGCGGCCGGCGAGGCCGCGCCCCGGGCCGTCGCCCCGGCCGCCACGGGCGCGCTGCCCGCCGAGCGCGCGGAGCCCGCCGGCGAGCCCAGCCTCGTGAAGGTCGAGGCGCCGATGGTCGGCACGTTCTACCGGGCGCCGTCCCCGGACGCGGCGCCCTTCGTCACCGAGGGGGACCTGGTCAAGGACGGCCAGGTCCTCTGCATCATCGAGGCGATGAAGCTGATGAACGAGATCGAGTCGAAGGTGGCCGGGCGCATCGCGAAGGTGCTGGTGGAGAACGGCCAGCCCGTGGAGTTCGGCCAGCCGCTGTTCCTGATGGAGCCGCGTCGCTGAGACCGGGCAGCCGGCGCCCGCCCCCCCGGACATGTTCCACAAGATCCTGATCGCCAATCGCGGGGAGATCGCGCTGCGCATCCTCCGGGCGTGTCGGGAGATGGGCATCCGCGCGGTGGTCGCCCACTCGACGGCGGACACGGGCTCCCTGCCCGTGCGGTTGGCCGACGAGAGCATCTGCATCGGCCCGGCGGAGTCCCGGAAGAGCTACCTCAACATCCCCAGCATCATCTCCGCCGCCGCGGTCACCGACAGCGAGGCGATCCACCCCGGCTACGGACTCCTCTCCGAGAACGCCGCGTTCGCCGAGATCTGCCGGGCCTCCGGCATCACGTTCATCGGCCCCTCTCCCGAGGCGATCCGCATCATGGGCGACAAGGCCCAGGCGCGGGAGACGGCCAGGCAGGCCGGCGCGCCGGTGGTGCCGGGCAGCGAGGGCACG includes these proteins:
- the accB gene encoding acetyl-CoA carboxylase biotin carboxyl carrier protein, with product MARRAGAQRGAARGPGAWTPRELVELAVQHDLAELEVEQGGMRIRVVRERGGAAGEAAPRAVAPAATGALPAERAEPAGEPSLVKVEAPMVGTFYRAPSPDAAPFVTEGDLVKDGQVLCIIEAMKLMNEIESKVAGRIAKVLVENGQPVEFGQPLFLMEPRR
- the efp gene encoding elongation factor P, with amino-acid sequence MQVSTAEFKRGLKIQFDGAPYTIVDFQHVKPGKGGAFVRTKLKHLRLGRVIDNTFRAGEKVELVDFDEKRMQYLYRDDRLHFMDLETYEQISLSPEEVGEARDFLKENTEVEILFIDGSPVTVELPNFIELAIAETDPGIRGDTASGGSKPARLETGAVVQVPLFLNVGDVVKVDTRSGEYLGRVAAAG